The DNA window GTGACGTCAGGCGAAATCCGCATCGGCAGCGAGGTCGTGTCGGGCAAGGGCGGCAGCGTCGCGCCGGAAAAGCGGCGCGTCGGTATCGTCTTCCAGAATTATGCGCTGTGGCCGCACATGACGGTCGCCGAAAACATCGGCTATTCGCTGAAGGTGGCGAAGCTGGACAAGGCCGTCGCGCGCCAGAAGGTTGAAGACGCACTCGCTTTGGTCAATCTGCAAGGGCTGGGCGAGCGCAGGCCGGCCAATCTTTCCGGCGGCCAGCGCCAGCGCGTGGCGCTGGCACGCTGCCTTGTCGCCGCGCCTTCGCTGGTGCTGTTCGACGAGCCACTCGCCAATCTCGACGTGCATCTGCGGGCCTCGATGGAGGACGAGTTCGCGTCCTTCCATAAGCGCACTGGCACCACCATCGTCTACATCACCCATGATCAAGCCGAGGCGATGGCGCTGGCCGATCGGATCGCGGTGATGGATGGCGGGCGCCTTGCCCAGCTGGCGACGCCGCGCGAGCTATATCATGATCCGGCTAATGAAATGGTGGCCTCCTTTATTTCGCAGGGCATTTTGCTGCCCGCGGATGTGTTGAGCGCGGAAGAAAGGGGCCATTGCAAGGTCCGGATTCTCGGCGCTGAACTGGTCGTCCGTTGCCGGGTTGGCGAGCGGCCTCGAACTGGGGCAAAGATCTGCTGCCGGTCGGCGGATCTCGACGTGTCGCCGGACGGTCCCGGCTTCGACGGCCTGGTCAAGCGGGTGATCTATCAGGGTGGTTCGGCGCGGATCGAATTCACGCCTTTGACCAGTCCCGACCTCACCTTGCATTTCGAACAGCTCGACCCGGTCGTGCTGGAGAGCGGAGCGAAGGCGCGTCTGCGGATACGATCGGGCTGGCTGATCCCGGCGGCGGAGGCAGCATCGTGATGATGCTCGATCTGCTCGGCGGTTTTGGGGAAAAGGGCCGCACCAGCCTCGCTGTCAGCAGCGGCAACGATCGCATCTTGCTCGATGTCGGCATCAAGGTCGGCGCGTCGGGCGCGGACCATTATCCGGCGCTGAACGGGTCGATCGCCGACATCGACGCGCTGTTCGTCTCGCATGCGCATGAGGATCATATCGGCGCGCTGAGCTGGCTTTTGGCGCGCGGCTATACCGGCCCGATTTTCATGACCGAAGAGACCCGCAATGAGGCGTCGGCCACGCTCGCCGGCTATGCCGATCCCGGGGATCTCAGGCGATTTCCTTTTCCATCGGATCGCATCGAATTGTTCGAGCCCGGCGACATGCTGAAGAGCGGCAACCTCACGATCCGGACGGGACGATCGGGACATGTGGTCGGCGGCGTCTGGTTTGCCGTGGACGACGGCGAGAGCCGCGTCGCCTATTCGGCCGATGTGGTGCCGGACAGCAATGTCTTCGTCATGGACACGATCCCGCACTGCGATCTGCTTGTCCTTGATGCTTCCTATGGTGCCGATCCGGTGCCGGGGACGGCGCGCGCGCGCGAAATCTCGCGGTGGGTGGCGAGCCATTCGGACGGATGTCTTTTGCCGACGCCGCTGTCGGGGCGGTCGCTGGAGCTGATCGCGGCCTTGCCGGGGCCGTTTGCAATCCATGCCAGCATGCGCTCGTCGCTGGAGGTACAGATCGGCGCCACCGCATCCCTGTTGCCAGGTGTTTCAGAGCTCTTGCTTGCCCGCCTGCAAGACGCATCCGACTGGACCGATGCTGATCCCCTGCCGTCAATGCCGTTGCTTGCCGATGATGGCATGGGTGAGGCCGGCCCGTCGTCACGGCTGCTGCCGCGCGCCGGTCAGGCAGGCTTTCCGGTGCTGCTTACGGGCCATCTGCCGTCAGGTTCCCCGGGCGATCTGCTGCACAAGGCCGGCCGGGCGGACTGGGTGCGCATGCCGACCCATCCGACGCTGTCCGGCAATGTCGATATCTGGGAGAAGGCCGGGCGGCCTACGGCACTCGGTCACTCCTGCGCGCCGGATCTTCTCGGCGATCTCAAAAACCACATTCCGTCGCTGCGCACGCAATGCCGCACCGGCCAGCGCATCCCGGTGCCAGAGGCAAGTAAACGATGAGAATCCTGATCTGCAACGACGACGGCATCGAAGCGCCGGGCCTTGCCCGTCTCGCCAAGGCCGCAAGTGCGTTGAGCGACGATGTCTGGGTGGTCGCACCTGATGGCAAGCGCACCGCTGCCGGATCCTCATTGACGATCGCCAGGCCGCTGACGGTGCAGCGCGTCAAACCGAACTGGTACTCTTGCTCCGGCACGCCGGCCGATTGCGTGGTGAGCGCGATGACGTGGCTGTTTGCCGATGCAGAGAAACCGGACCTGGTGCTGGCGGGCGTCAATGACGGGCGCAACGTTGCCGAGGACCTTGCCTATTCGGGCACGCTCGGGATTGCGCGGGAGGCGACCTTCTGGGGCGTGCCGGCGATCGGCTTTTCGCGTGTAAAGGATCCTGATTTCACCGATGGCGATGACCAATGGCTTGGTGCGCTGATCGCGGCCCTGTGGCAATCGCGCGCCGACTGGGCGACGGAGGGTCATTGGCTGAGCGTCAACCTGCCGACCGCGCTGCCGGCCGAAATCCGCCAGCCGCGCATAGGCCGCGACAAGATCGCGCGCACGGCCGAGATCGTGAAGAGCGATGGCGATCGCACTGTCATCACGGTCCCGCGCGGTCGGACTCACGCCAGCCAGCCGGGCGACGAGAACGCGGCGATTGATGCCGGCTTCGCCAGCATCAACCGGCTGAACTGGTTTGGCGAGACACGGCTGGACGACCGGTTTCTGGACGGGATTCTGGGCTGATCTTCTGCGTGTGATCATCCAGATCACCAAGCTGTCAGCGGCCAAATTGCGCCAATCCAGTCCTTATGCTTGAAGCCGCCGCTATTTCATTCCACATCGGTCAGGATGAAGGACGAGGCACGAGAACGGCGTCGGAATCTGTTGTGGGGCATCCCCGCTTCGCTGATCCTGCATGCGCTTGTCGCGGCGCTCCTGGTATACGGCATACCCACGCCTCCCCAACAGCCGCAGGAGGAGCAGCCGGTCAATGTAGCGCTCGTGCCTCCGCCCGAGCAGCCGAAACCTAAACCTGCTCCGATACCACCGCCAAAGGAAGCCAAAGCCGAAAAGCCATCTCCGCCGGAAAAGCAACCGAGCAAGCCGTCGCCAATCGAGGTGCTGAAGCCTGTTTTTCAGTTCGGCGAGAAGGATACCGGCCCGAGGAAATCCCTGGATGGGGGCAGCGCTCAGGACAACTCGCCGTCGCCGACCAAGGATGACGCGTCGAAGCCGCCTGTCGTGCCGAAGCAGGCAGAGAACAAATCGGCCGAGCCCACACAGGATGCGGAGAAGCAGGAAACGCCGACCCAGGAGATGGACAAACAGCAGGCAGACAAACAAGAGCCGGAAGCGTCACCAACGCCATTGGCTGCCGGCGAAGGTGAGATCGAGCTTCCCACGTCGGCAGAAGCGCCGAAGCCCAAACCCGCAAATACGCCGAAACCCGGCCCGTCAAAGGTCTCGAAATCCGGAAGCGGGGGGCGCCGGGAAGCCAAGCTCGAAGGAGGTGGCCGTTGCCAAGTCGCGGACTTATTCCGGCCTTCCGGGTGTTCACAGACTCTATTCGCAAGGCGCGACCGGTGATACGTCGGCCACGACTTCGATGGCCAGTGTGCCTCGTGGCAAGCGGGCCGCCCAACTTTGCGCCAGCGCGTTGCAGCAGCAATTGCTGGACGCCTCCTATTTCCCCGAGTTGATCCCAAGTGTTCCGCTGAAGGCCGGCAATATCCTTGACGCTCCGGATGTCGCCTTCCGCACCACAACCACATGGTATCATCTGGGTTTTCGGTGCGAGGTCGACACCGATGCAACGAAGGTCTTGTCCTTCAATTTCCGTGTCGGGCCAGTGATTCCGCCCGACCAATGGGTCCGCCTTGGACTGCCTGTTCGCTAGCAGATTGGGCCGGCACACCGAGTCCAGCCAATTGCCGGCTAACTTCTTGCCAGTCAGCGCATACGAAATCGGCGCCGGCCGCCGTCAGCCGCGCGCCGTGCTCGCGATAGGTGTGGCCGCCGCCTGTGTAGCCGATCGCCGTCATGCCGGCGGCAACCGCGCCCTGGATGCCGAAGGGCGAATCCTCGATGACGATGCAGTCGGCCGGGTTGGCGCCCATCTTGTCGGCCGCAAACAGGAAGATGTCTGGCGCCGGCTTGCCGTTCCTGACCATCGAGGAGCTGTAGATCGCGTCGCCGAAAAACCCTGCCAGTCCGGTCACGGCCAGGCTGTGGTTGATGCGCTCGACGGAGGATGACGAGGCAACGCAGCGGTCGCCGGCAAGCGTCTGCAGAAACGCTGTGATTCCGGGTGTCGGCTTCAATTCCTGCGAGAACAGCGCCTTGGTCTCGGCCCAGATGTCGTTGTCCGCCGCCGCTGGAAACTGGTGACCGGTCAATTCCTTGATCTTGGCGATGATATCGGACTGCTTCATGCCGATGCACTGGGCGATGATGCTGGTGTTGACGCCGGGCATGCCGTGCTTTTCATAGACCCGCTCATAGGCCCGTGCGGCCAGCGGCTCGCTGTCGACGAGAACGCCGTCGCAATCGAAAATGATAGGCCTTGCTCGCGCCACGCGCTTCTCCATCGAGTCAATTTCGCACATCGCTATCGGCAAAAAGTCAAATGTTCAATAGCGCGAGTGCTTTTGACGGTTTGCGTCGTCTGGAGTGCGAAACCCGGCGCGCAGTCAAAGCTGGCGCAGCGCGTCGGTCGCACGGGAAGATCCGAGCGCCCGTTGCATGGCTTGCCGGGACTGTGCGCGATCCGGCGTGATCCAGTTCGGTTCGGCGCCGAGGAAGCGGTCGAGGAAGGCCACCGCATAGGCCGGCATCTCGGTCACATTCTCGCGATAGGACCACCATGTGCGCAGATCGTCGGCGCATTTGTCGATGCTGGGTGCGCTGCCGAATTCCTGCTCGTGGATCGCCGAAATCACCGAGACGCAGTAGTTGGTGTAGAGGAAACCCTCCGGCCAGAAGCGGATGATTTCCAGTGTGCCGGCATTCGTTTCCGTCTCGATCAGCTGGGTGAGACCGGAGATTTCCCGGGCCGGCGCCTGTTTTATCAGTTCACGCAGCACAAGGCCGGCGGCAAAGACGATGAAGTCGGCGCGATCGATCGCGGCGAAGCGTTTCTGTGCCTCCATGATCTCGACCCAGTCGAGAAAGGCCCTGGTGAGCTTGGCTTCATCGATCTCGAAGCGCACGCCGAATGTGTCCGAGACCACCTTGGCGCTGCCGCGAAAGGTGGCGCGGAACCAGCGCAACTGCCGCAACCGATGGCGAAGGTCGGGCATCAAGGCCAGTTCGTCCCTGAAGGGCAGATCCATGTTCCTCGTATCCTGTTTCCCGGTCAGGCTAGCACAATGGCGCCGCCGCCGAAATCTGTCAGCGTCCCTGTGGATGAAGACAGCTGAGGCCAATATCATACATATTGACATTCTCGGAAACAAATGTTCTCACTTTGCTGTTGTCACGCGCCGGTCCAAGGTGCGGTTCAACTGAGGCTTCGGGAGGAGAACCGAATGGCGATTTGGCAGTGGGGACTGCTTCTGCTGGTTATCGTGTGGGCGCTGCAGTCGCTCGGCGTCTGGCTGCAGATGCGGCACTATTCGGATGTCTTCAGGGGCGTCACCGATCAGTACAAGGATGGCTTCGTCGGAGCCGGCAATTTTCGCGGTCGATTGGCCAAGGGCACCATCGCACTCGTCGTGGTGACGCCGGATATGGTCGTGCGCCGCCTGATGGTGATGAGCGGCCGTTCCGTCTTCACCAAATTCAAGAGACATGAAGAGTTCGAGGGCGTTCCCCTCGATCGACTCCGGTCCAACCCTGCAATCATGGGGGAGGGGGAACCCGGTGTGGCCGAGGCCGTGAAACGGGCGATCGAACAGATCGACAAAACACGGTCGGAGCCGGGAAAGAAGCCGGGTTTGTCCGGCTTGAACATAGCAAGGGCCTAGAGGACGAGAGGACGCCGCGCACCGACTGGGATCAACCGGCGGGCGGCATAAGGAGGAGAAATGTCTGTATTTTCGTTGTTGGCGCAGCATGCCGACATGGCCGTGCACAATCTGCATGTCGCAGGTGCCATGGTCTCGGA is part of the Mesorhizobium loti genome and encodes:
- a CDS encoding ABC transporter ATP-binding protein — encoded protein: MARLSLDNVTKSFANFDAVKDVSIDVADGEFLAVLGPSGCGKTTLLRLVAGFEKVTSGEIRIGSEVVSGKGGSVAPEKRRVGIVFQNYALWPHMTVAENIGYSLKVAKLDKAVARQKVEDALALVNLQGLGERRPANLSGGQRQRVALARCLVAAPSLVLFDEPLANLDVHLRASMEDEFASFHKRTGTTIVYITHDQAEAMALADRIAVMDGGRLAQLATPRELYHDPANEMVASFISQGILLPADVLSAEERGHCKVRILGAELVVRCRVGERPRTGAKICCRSADLDVSPDGPGFDGLVKRVIYQGGSARIEFTPLTSPDLTLHFEQLDPVVLESGAKARLRIRSGWLIPAAEAAS
- a CDS encoding MBL fold metallo-hydrolase, with translation MMLDLLGGFGEKGRTSLAVSSGNDRILLDVGIKVGASGADHYPALNGSIADIDALFVSHAHEDHIGALSWLLARGYTGPIFMTEETRNEASATLAGYADPGDLRRFPFPSDRIELFEPGDMLKSGNLTIRTGRSGHVVGGVWFAVDDGESRVAYSADVVPDSNVFVMDTIPHCDLLVLDASYGADPVPGTARAREISRWVASHSDGCLLPTPLSGRSLELIAALPGPFAIHASMRSSLEVQIGATASLLPGVSELLLARLQDASDWTDADPLPSMPLLADDGMGEAGPSSRLLPRAGQAGFPVLLTGHLPSGSPGDLLHKAGRADWVRMPTHPTLSGNVDIWEKAGRPTALGHSCAPDLLGDLKNHIPSLRTQCRTGQRIPVPEASKR
- a CDS encoding 5'/3'-nucleotidase SurE, translated to MRILICNDDGIEAPGLARLAKAASALSDDVWVVAPDGKRTAAGSSLTIARPLTVQRVKPNWYSCSGTPADCVVSAMTWLFADAEKPDLVLAGVNDGRNVAEDLAYSGTLGIAREATFWGVPAIGFSRVKDPDFTDGDDQWLGALIAALWQSRADWATEGHWLSVNLPTALPAEIRQPRIGRDKIARTAEIVKSDGDRTVITVPRGRTHASQPGDENAAIDAGFASINRLNWFGETRLDDRFLDGILG
- a CDS encoding HAD family phosphatase, yielding MEKRVARARPIIFDCDGVLVDSEPLAARAYERVYEKHGMPGVNTSIIAQCIGMKQSDIIAKIKELTGHQFPAAADNDIWAETKALFSQELKPTPGITAFLQTLAGDRCVASSSSVERINHSLAVTGLAGFFGDAIYSSSMVRNGKPAPDIFLFAADKMGANPADCIVIEDSPFGIQGAVAAGMTAIGYTGGGHTYREHGARLTAAGADFVCADWQEVSRQLAGLGVPAQSASEQAVQGGPIGRAESLARHGN
- a CDS encoding transcriptional regulator is translated as MAIWQWGLLLLVIVWALQSLGVWLQMRHYSDVFRGVTDQYKDGFVGAGNFRGRLAKGTIALVVVTPDMVVRRLMVMSGRSVFTKFKRHEEFEGVPLDRLRSNPAIMGEGEPGVAEAVKRAIEQIDKTRSEPGKKPGLSGLNIARA